Genomic segment of bacterium:
GAGGAGCCCACGAGCTTCGGGCTCACGTTCTCGTCGAACAACAGTTTCACGCAGCAGGGCTGGCGAGGCGTCGTTCACGTGCCGCCGCAAAAGCCAGGCAGGCGCGAATATCCTCCGCCTTCAGGCCGGGAAAGTCCCCCAGGATTTCATCCTCGGCCATTCCGCCGGCGAGGTATTCGAGTACGTCATAGACGGTGATGCGGGTTCCCTTGATACAGGGC
This window contains:
- a CDS encoding DUF433 domain-containing protein, which encodes MGGEDRISVDPEVRCGKPCIKGTRITVYDVLEYLAGGMAEDEILGDFPGLKAEDIRACLAFAAARERRLASPAA